A single region of the Streptomyces sp. NBC_00425 genome encodes:
- a CDS encoding ABC transporter permease produces the protein MWIRSTLTYRMSFAMTVVGGLLVTGLDFVAILLMFSQVDVLGGYTLPEIALLYGLSAMSFGVADLAIGSAGRLGTRVRDGTLDMLLVRPAPVLAQVAADRFALRRVSRITQGGLVLGWALVSLDVAWTPVKVLLVPVMVVCGGLIFSAVFVAGAAFQFVAQDAAEVQAAFTFGGQTLLQYPPTVFGRELLRSVTFVLPLAFVNWVPAAYVLGRPYPLGLPGWAAFASPVAALLCCVAAGLAWRVGLRSYRSTGS, from the coding sequence ATGTGGATCCGGTCGACGTTGACGTACCGGATGTCGTTCGCGATGACGGTGGTGGGCGGTCTGCTGGTGACGGGGTTGGACTTTGTCGCGATCTTGTTGATGTTCTCGCAGGTGGACGTGTTGGGCGGGTACACGTTGCCGGAGATCGCGTTGCTGTACGGGTTGTCGGCGATGTCGTTCGGGGTGGCGGATCTGGCGATCGGGTCGGCGGGGCGGCTGGGTACGCGGGTGCGTGACGGGACGCTGGACATGTTGCTGGTGCGGCCGGCGCCGGTGCTGGCGCAGGTGGCGGCGGACCGGTTCGCGTTGCGGAGGGTTTCGCGGATCACTCAGGGCGGCTTGGTGCTGGGGTGGGCGCTGGTGTCGCTGGACGTGGCGTGGACGCCGGTGAAGGTGCTGCTGGTGCCGGTGATGGTGGTGTGCGGCGGGCTGATCTTCTCGGCGGTGTTCGTGGCGGGTGCGGCGTTCCAGTTCGTGGCGCAGGACGCGGCGGAGGTGCAGGCGGCGTTCACGTTCGGCGGGCAGACGTTGTTGCAGTACCCGCCGACGGTGTTCGGCAGGGAGTTGCTGCGTTCGGTGACGTTCGTGCTGCCGTTGGCGTTCGTCAACTGGGTGCCGGCGGCCTATGTGCTGGGGCGGCCGTATCCGTTGGGGTTGCCGGGGTGGGCGGCGTTCGCCTCGCCGGTGGCGGCGCTGTTGTGCTGCGTGGCGGCGGGGCTGGCGTGGCGGGTGGGTCTCAGGTCGTATCGGAGTACGGGGAGTTGA
- a CDS encoding ABC transporter ATP-binding protein, with product MSVSEDAFIEVDRVEKVFDVRRRTGFLRRELRQVRAVDELSFSVARGEMVGYIGPNGAGKSTTIKMLTGILTPSGGRLRVAGIDPSRERTRLAHRIGVVFGQRTTLWWDLPLIDSYRLMHRMYRIPDGRYRENLDRLVELLDLADLLEVPVRQLSLGQRMRGDIAAALLHDPEVLYLDEPTIGLDVVSKARVRGFLRELNAERGTTVLLTTHDLQDIEQLCSRVMVIDHGRLVYDGALAGLHEVGESERTLVVDLERESPPIEVGDAARVVRVEGPRQWLAFPASGSAAALVARIAAEYPLVDLSVREPDIEAVIARMLYGAGGGGSSEERETVVPGAGNS from the coding sequence TTGAGTGTGTCCGAGGACGCTTTCATCGAGGTGGACCGGGTCGAGAAGGTCTTCGACGTGCGCAGGCGGACGGGGTTCCTCAGGCGGGAGCTGCGGCAGGTGCGGGCGGTCGACGAGCTGTCGTTCTCGGTGGCGCGGGGGGAGATGGTCGGCTACATCGGGCCGAACGGTGCAGGGAAGTCGACGACGATCAAGATGCTGACGGGGATCCTGACGCCGAGCGGTGGCCGGCTGCGGGTGGCGGGGATCGATCCGTCGCGGGAGCGGACGCGGCTGGCGCACCGGATCGGGGTGGTGTTCGGGCAGCGGACGACGCTGTGGTGGGATCTGCCGCTGATCGATTCGTACCGGCTGATGCACCGCATGTACCGCATCCCGGACGGGCGTTACCGGGAAAATCTCGACCGGCTGGTGGAACTGCTGGATCTGGCGGACCTGTTGGAGGTGCCGGTGCGGCAGTTGTCGCTGGGGCAGCGGATGCGCGGTGACATCGCGGCGGCGTTGCTGCACGATCCCGAGGTGCTGTATCTCGACGAGCCGACGATCGGTCTGGACGTGGTGTCCAAGGCGCGGGTGCGGGGGTTCCTGCGCGAGCTGAACGCCGAGCGGGGTACGACGGTGCTGCTCACCACCCATGATCTGCAGGACATCGAGCAGTTGTGTTCGCGGGTGATGGTCATCGACCACGGCCGTCTGGTGTACGACGGCGCGCTCGCGGGGTTGCACGAGGTGGGGGAGAGCGAGCGGACGCTGGTGGTGGATCTGGAGCGGGAGTCGCCGCCGATCGAGGTGGGGGACGCGGCGCGGGTGGTGCGGGTGGAGGGTCCGCGTCAGTGGCTGGCGTTCCCGGCGTCGGGGTCGGCGGCGGCGCTGGTCGCGCGGATCGCGGCGGAGTATCCGCTGGTGGACCTGTCGGTGCGGGAGCCGGACATCGAGGCGGTGATCGCCAGGATGTTGTACGGGGCGGGGGGCGGCGGGTCCTCGGAGGAGCGGGAGACCGTAGTGCCGGGGGCCGGGAACTCGTAG